The sequence TACCCGTGTTCGTTGCTCTGCTCGATAAAGCCGAGGAAGAGTTCGGGTTCCAGAGAACCGGCGGTTTGGTTCTTCCCTGTGAAGTAGGGTTCTTCGGTGAAATGCTGAAGCTTTTGGAGAGAGATGAAGGCAGATTCGGGAGACTTGGTTTGGAGGAGTTGATGATGGTTACTGAAGTGAGTTCTGGATCTTGCAGGGAAGCAACGTCACGTGCTTACGGCCATTTGGTCACTCCTCTGATGCAGAAAGCTAGGGTCGCCTGAGTTCTCCCTTAGATTAGCTCAATCTTGAAGCCATGGAATTTTATCTGCGATTACTTCTATATTTAGTTATGGGGGTTTTTCGGTTCCAATCATCCTTGAAGCcgtcattttttttagtttttaatggTAATTTGATGGGATTCAATGAGATGAATGCATGTTTGAACTTTTcctttggtatttttttttttttttttttttttttttatggattttctTGGATCATCAAATCAATATTATGCTGATGCTGATAATTGTGATGTTGTTGAAGTTTTTGAGTTAATGAGAGTTTGGTGGCAGCctgcaatattgatttttgctgaatctctgattttttttttggcaaaacaaacaaaaaggaattAAGGTTGATATTGTTATTTatctttagttttttatttgttaaaaataaatatgaaaaataataataataaaattaaaaggttGCACTTGCCGTATCTGGCTCcatgtttttcaattttctagcTGCTGTTGTGTTCTATGATCAGTTTCTTCTTGGGAGTTGCTGAGTGATCTTAATttaatgtcatttttatttgagGAATACTACATATAGTCGTAGAATGTGTAAGTATCGTTCAGTCATTTTTTTATGAGTCAAATTCAATCAAggcatcattttaaaaaaaaaaaattctggatATTTTTCAACTACACCCATTATATATACTAAAAGTCCTGATAGGATAAGATAATCAAAATCTCTAATaggtttatttaaaaaataataattataataatctacatgattaatatatatttgaaaaaaataggaaatcaTAAAACTAGGTAGAGGCTACTTATTGAAATGTGGTGCACATATTTGgaaataaaacttgtaaatataatttttcaaatccaaatagTTGAAAGTTACCATTATCTGAAAGTTTCTAAATTGAAAAGTTCTCCGCTGTAAAtttctcttatctttttttttttttttttttttttaatttttatttagtgtTCAGTTCCGATTTTGATGTTGGCATTTTAGATTTGCACTTGGCTATATTTTTGTAGGTGCTGATAAGGAAGAAGTTAGAAAATTATTCTTTTCTCAAACGATGTGCACATCTAGTAAAGTGCACacataaatttaaattgtaGATGATGTAATCTGCACACAAACACACGTACAATAGAACCTTAAGATttcgttttatttataaactcatttcaactcattattataatttttttaaattttaatgtaaaatataataaataatttaatttttttaaattttaaaataataataataataataaataatattctaataatattttatcatctcaactcaattcaattcaacttaatttaatatccaaacataacTTAAATTTCTAAGCAATTGTTTACACGTTTCATTATTGAATTAGAGTtatgttagatacagtcatagATTGTGCAAGCATCGTACACTCCtttagaaaaagaatagaattcattattaaaaaattaatttttttatatgagtcctatttttactaattttttttaaaagagtgcgCGGCACTTGCACATTCTATgactacaaatataatttctctaagAAAAAGTTAGTAAAAATaatactcacatgaaaaaattaattttttaataatgaattctattttttttctaaaggaGTGTACAGTATTTATACAATTCATagctgtatctaacattattctttatttattaaatataatggCAAGGGtagcgcatatatatatatatatatatatatatattgatgatcaTCACTTACACGAACGCATGCGTGCTTGATGATTCATGAGGTTTTGAAATTGAGTTAAATTAATTCACATCTGCTGAATCATGCAGCTGATCAAACAGTTCATGCCATGTATGTATATAGGAATTAATACGtaagagatttattatttgtattaacAAACAATACTTCTATATACCACCGGCTCGTAATCTCACCAAGTACGCATATATGATTCCTAACAACAATTATGCAGATAGCCCTAATTTTtaacacaaaaaacaaataataatttttacgtttaataatatttggcatgtttaaataaaacaaaataaaagagtattaatgttagatatatatcttaaatagacaaatctcgCCTAagctctttataaaaaagtgagttctattaaaaataatagtttttttaatacttttataaagtgaaatctacttttttacaaaaatttatactagacttatctatttgagacttatataaatcattttttaatttaataaaatataaagatattatctatttgagacttatataaattatttttaattttataaaatataaagataatgaaATTTGAAGCctttaattgaaaataataattcataGTGTTTATATCGGTTGTACGTACCTCTTTCAGCTTGAAAGAGCCATTGGCTTATTCGCCATGCTttgtagtttttgttttatttttttttattttgagatttaggtCAGTTTGTTTGGTTACACACGTAAGATAagagttaaataaatatatttaaaatattatttttgttttagaatttgaaaagttaaattatttttttttattttgtttaaaagtttaaaaaagttgtaatgattagatgagattgtttgttttcacaaaaccggccttatatttttttgcatgttattctattctcaagctATTGATAAACCACATGCATCATCCACATCACTTGTAGTAAAATTTCATTTGTAAGattcagatttttaaatttatttttcagatcaaattatatcatataaacaataatactttattatgaatattattcatCATATCAACTTATAAACAGCAATTTTCTTTCTTCGTTAGACATGTCCTTTAGAATTTGGA comes from Juglans microcarpa x Juglans regia isolate MS1-56 chromosome 8S, Jm3101_v1.0, whole genome shotgun sequence and encodes:
- the LOC121244025 gene encoding auxin-responsive protein SAUR20-like, which codes for MATSTKRAETIRQIVRLKQVMLRWKYANLRRQTVLPTSSGSGRRIPAGFLAVYVGPERKRFVIPTRFLNLPVFVALLDKAEEEFGFQRTGGLVLPCEVGFFGEMLKLLERDEGRFGRLGLEELMMVTEVSSGSCREATSRAYGHLVTPLMQKARVA